From Roseisolibacter agri, a single genomic window includes:
- the tsaE gene encoding tRNA (adenosine(37)-N6)-threonylcarbamoyltransferase complex ATPase subunit type 1 TsaE produces MDAGFTSPSGHHGPRVPPLAGRSRLALTRDELDAWGVRFGRAAHAPMVVTLAGDLGAGKTTLVQAICRGYGVTGEVTSPTYALVHEYASPRGPVYHLDLYRLEDVRDLENIGWDDVMGAHALVLVEWPERAGDRLPGHVPLDLEHLPGDASRRLLLAG; encoded by the coding sequence GTGGACGCCGGGTTCACGTCGCCGAGCGGGCATCACGGCCCGCGCGTGCCGCCGCTGGCGGGGCGCAGCCGGCTCGCGCTGACGCGCGACGAGCTGGACGCGTGGGGCGTGCGCTTCGGGCGCGCGGCCCACGCGCCGATGGTCGTCACGCTCGCGGGCGACCTCGGGGCGGGGAAGACCACGCTCGTGCAGGCGATCTGCCGCGGCTACGGCGTGACGGGTGAGGTCACGAGCCCGACGTACGCGCTGGTGCACGAGTACGCGTCGCCGCGCGGGCCCGTCTACCACCTCGATCTCTATCGTCTGGAAGACGTGCGCGACCTCGAGAACATCGGGTGGGACGACGTGATGGGCGCGCACGCGCTGGTGCTGGTGGAGTGGCCGGAGCGCGCGGGCGACCGCCTGCCCGGACACGTCCCGCTCGACCTCGAGCACCTGCCGGGCGACGCGTCGCGGCGCCTGCTGCTCGCCGGGTGA